From Helicobacter sp. MIT 05-5293, one genomic window encodes:
- a CDS encoding 50S ribosomal protein L11 methyltransferase, which translates to MQGLEQQTYWEIIIYPNAFLDAFSNFLIDQTSCAIEYQDLSDQLSPFYISYEDTSWQSFHNFNITQAKQCPQTTQIILRIPSSVNDTDHSAYDPKIHALIESLQNFTSALNEYTATQKDDYPTKVDFCYHIVQKHNHDWLQIYQDSIKPIECPPFYICPSWASSSPSHLQQIIIDPALAFGSGHHASTLMCLEFLSAINLKNKNVLDVGCGSGILSIAASKLGAKVFACDTDELAIQETQKNAHNNHISLESLWLGSIQESPDTPSHYDVIVANIVAFVVKLLHNDFKAKLKKNGILILSGILDEYKSDIIATFNDFTLSEIHQKDEWIALKLISQNN; encoded by the coding sequence ATGCAAGGTTTGGAACAGCAAACTTATTGGGAAATTATTATTTATCCAAATGCTTTTTTAGATGCTTTTAGTAACTTTTTAATTGATCAAACTTCTTGCGCAATAGAATACCAAGATCTTTCTGATCAATTATCTCCTTTTTATATTAGCTACGAAGACACATCATGGCAAAGTTTTCATAACTTCAACATCACACAAGCAAAGCAATGTCCTCAAACAACACAAATTATTTTACGGATTCCCTCTTCAGTAAATGACACAGACCATTCAGCTTATGATCCCAAGATTCACGCTTTGATAGAATCTTTACAAAATTTTACCTCCGCACTTAACGAATACACTGCAACACAAAAAGATGATTATCCTACAAAAGTGGATTTTTGCTACCATATTGTACAAAAACACAATCACGATTGGCTACAAATCTATCAAGATTCTATCAAACCCATAGAATGCCCACCATTCTATATTTGCCCATCATGGGCGTCTTCTTCACCTTCTCATTTGCAACAAATCATCATTGACCCTGCTCTTGCTTTCGGTTCGGGACACCACGCTAGCACCTTAATGTGCTTAGAGTTTTTAAGTGCTATAAATCTTAAAAATAAAAATGTGCTTGATGTTGGTTGTGGGAGTGGCATACTCTCAATTGCTGCAAGCAAACTCGGAGCAAAAGTATTTGCATGTGATACTGATGAACTTGCCATTCAAGAAACACAAAAAAATGCTCACAATAATCATATTTCCCTTGAATCTCTGTGGCTAGGCAGCATTCAAGAATCTCCTGATACACCCTCACATTACGATGTCATAGTCGCCAACATTGTCGCTTTTGTTGTGAAACTTTTACACAACGATTTTAAAGCAAAACTCAAAAAAAATGGCATTTTAATTCTCTCCGGGATATTAGATGAATATAAATCTGATATAATAGCAACATTTAACGACTTCACATTGTCAGAAATACATCAAAAAGACGAGTGGATAGCATTAAAATTGATTTCACAAAACAACTAA
- a CDS encoding RelA/SpoT family protein → MDFFNDLVEIKSVDSAIQKLYSLTTITPKVQQAIDMATTYHQGQLRKSGIPYVIHPLCVACIVAFYGGDETMLCAALLHDVVEDTLCDIEEIQKHFGWDVGHLVDALTKIVEIRKEELNTNVNEKLAASALSFRKMLLASIKDIRALVIKISDRMHNMLTLDALPAYKQKRIAEETLIVYAPIAHRLGIASLKNELEDRSFYYIFPEEYQQIDQYIKENNQSITLKLNSFAQKIAKILLQNGFTEKDFEIESRVKRHYSVYLKMQRKGIGIDEILDLLAVRIIVSTPLLCYKVLGLLHLELKPVISRLKDYIALPKENGYQTIHTTIFENSSIYEVQIRTFDMHKSAQYGIAAHWKYKSGGREPNLEWLNNIQYQNDTIEEFYELAKNDLYKEDMIVFSPAGDIYNLPVGAVALDFAYAVHSDIGDNAKQAYINHKKASLLQPLRNGDIVRITLFNKDEQTNPRCTWIDAVKTSRAKNHIRIQCQTRLKEIDTKSTINILKTIFDSSQKTILTYLKENNLESNLYRAARDSAYLKDIKNILKGNFVREVNFLGKIKINMLKLKEMVFDNIVLQTNRNINGVVFDYCCYPKFGDNIVALKNGQKAYIHHKMCKRAIEEIEKGHDMLFVQWVNTQKYTYKIIIALNNHQSALIGFLTILAKYNCRVMSVDFNSLEHQFSTYCQICFETDSQNIKTLKDTLTKKYKIIEFSNLKDAYSG, encoded by the coding sequence TTGGACTTTTTTAATGATCTTGTTGAGATTAAAAGCGTAGATTCTGCTATTCAAAAACTTTACTCCCTGACAACTATCACACCTAAAGTCCAACAAGCTATTGATATGGCAACCACATATCACCAAGGGCAACTGCGCAAAAGTGGGATTCCTTATGTTATTCACCCCTTATGTGTTGCCTGCATCGTTGCATTTTATGGTGGTGATGAGACGATGCTTTGTGCTGCATTGCTACACGATGTAGTTGAAGATACCTTATGTGATATTGAAGAGATTCAAAAACACTTTGGTTGGGATGTGGGGCATTTGGTCGATGCTTTAACAAAAATCGTAGAAATCCGCAAAGAAGAGCTTAATACAAATGTCAATGAAAAACTTGCTGCATCGGCATTAAGCTTTCGCAAAATGCTTCTTGCATCAATCAAAGATATTCGTGCGCTTGTCATCAAAATCAGCGATCGTATGCACAATATGCTGACACTTGATGCACTCCCTGCATACAAACAAAAACGCATTGCGGAAGAAACGCTTATTGTTTATGCTCCGATTGCTCATCGCTTGGGTATTGCTTCGCTCAAAAATGAGCTTGAAGACCGCAGTTTTTACTATATTTTTCCCGAAGAATATCAACAAATTGATCAGTATATCAAAGAAAATAACCAATCTATCACGCTTAAACTCAATAGTTTTGCGCAAAAAATTGCCAAGATTCTCTTGCAAAATGGCTTTACTGAAAAAGATTTTGAAATCGAAAGTCGTGTCAAACGCCATTATTCTGTCTATCTAAAAATGCAGCGCAAAGGCATCGGGATTGATGAGATTCTCGACTTACTTGCAGTGCGCATCATCGTATCAACCCCACTTCTTTGCTACAAGGTATTGGGGCTTTTACATCTTGAGTTAAAACCTGTGATTTCACGCTTAAAGGACTATATTGCACTTCCTAAAGAAAATGGGTATCAGACAATCCATACAACAATTTTTGAAAATTCAAGTATTTATGAAGTGCAGATTCGCACTTTTGATATGCACAAAAGCGCACAATACGGCATAGCAGCACACTGGAAATACAAAAGTGGCGGGAGAGAGCCAAATTTAGAGTGGCTCAACAATATACAATACCAAAACGATACGATTGAAGAGTTTTATGAGCTTGCCAAAAATGATTTATACAAAGAAGATATGATAGTTTTTTCGCCTGCAGGAGATATTTATAATCTCCCTGTTGGGGCGGTTGCGTTGGATTTTGCCTATGCTGTTCATAGTGATATTGGAGACAACGCCAAACAAGCCTATATTAATCATAAAAAAGCATCTTTATTACAACCTCTAAGAAATGGTGATATTGTGAGAATCACACTCTTTAACAAAGACGAACAAACAAACCCTCGATGCACTTGGATTGATGCTGTAAAAACTTCCCGTGCTAAAAATCATATCAGAATCCAATGCCAAACTCGTCTCAAAGAAATTGACACAAAAAGCACAATCAATATTCTTAAAACAATCTTTGATAGCTCTCAAAAGACTATTTTGACATATCTTAAAGAAAATAACCTCGAATCCAATCTCTACCGCGCAGCAAGAGATTCTGCTTATCTCAAAGACATCAAAAATATCCTCAAAGGTAACTTTGTGCGTGAAGTCAATTTTTTAGGAAAAATCAAAATCAATATGCTTAAACTCAAAGAAATGGTTTTTGATAATATCGTTTTGCAAACCAATCGCAATATTAATGGCGTAGTGTTTGATTATTGTTGTTATCCAAAATTTGGCGATAATATCGTGGCATTAAAAAATGGGCAAAAAGCCTACATACACCACAAAATGTGCAAAAGGGCGATTGAAGAAATAGAAAAAGGGCATGATATGCTTTTTGTCCAATGGGTCAATACACAAAAATACACTTATAAGATTATCATTGCATTAAACAATCACCAAAGTGCCTTGATAGGATTCTTGACAATCTTAGCAAAATATAATTGTCGCGTAATGAGCGTTGATTTCAATTCGTTAGAACATCAGTTTTCGACTTATTGTCAAATCTGCTTTGAGACAGATTCTCAAAATATCAAAACACTCAAAGACACTTTAACAAAAAAATACAAAATCATTGAATTTAGCAATCTTAAAGACGCATATTCGGGCTAA
- a CDS encoding nitronate monooxygenase, with product MGLKPLKIGKHTIKYPIFQGGMGVGISWDRLAGNVSKEGALGIISAVGTGYYQKMQFVERIANSKPFEAINFYSKQALIEIFKNARKICGDNPLGANILYAINEYGRVVKDACEAGANIIVTGAGLPTNMPEFTKNFPDVALVPIVSSAKALKIICKRWKDRYERIPDAVIVEGPLSGGHQGFTYEDCFKEEYQLENVLPQVVSEAKKWGNIPVIAAGGIWDRNDIDRMLGLGASGVQMGTRWLGSEECDAVAYRNLMPLVKKEDIVLVKSPVGYPARAVKTGIFDRIAEGNAPKIQCVSHCVTPCRRGTEAKKVGYCIADSLGLGYIGDREKGLYFTGANGYRIQTIEPVKDIIAQLVKDPE from the coding sequence ATGGGCTTGAAACCGCTTAAAATTGGCAAACACACAATCAAATATCCAATCTTTCAAGGGGGTATGGGTGTAGGCATCAGCTGGGACAGACTTGCGGGCAATGTATCCAAAGAAGGTGCATTAGGAATCATCAGTGCTGTAGGCACAGGATACTATCAAAAGATGCAATTTGTTGAAAGAATTGCTAACTCAAAGCCATTTGAGGCAATTAATTTTTACTCTAAACAAGCACTCATTGAGATTTTTAAAAATGCGCGAAAAATTTGTGGAGACAATCCTTTGGGTGCAAATATTCTTTATGCAATCAATGAATATGGGCGAGTTGTCAAAGATGCGTGTGAAGCTGGAGCAAATATCATTGTTACAGGAGCAGGACTTCCTACCAATATGCCTGAATTTACAAAAAATTTCCCTGATGTGGCATTAGTGCCTATTGTTTCTTCGGCAAAAGCATTAAAAATTATTTGCAAGCGTTGGAAAGACAGATACGAGCGTATCCCTGATGCAGTCATAGTCGAAGGTCCCTTAAGTGGTGGGCATCAAGGATTTACCTATGAAGATTGTTTCAAAGAAGAATATCAGCTCGAAAATGTCTTACCTCAAGTGGTCAGTGAAGCTAAAAAATGGGGAAATATACCTGTAATCGCAGCAGGAGGCATTTGGGATCGAAACGATATTGACAGAATGTTAGGATTAGGCGCAAGTGGCGTGCAAATGGGAACACGATGGCTCGGTTCAGAAGAATGCGATGCTGTTGCTTACAGAAACTTAATGCCTTTGGTCAAAAAAGAAGATATCGTTCTTGTCAAATCTCCCGTAGGCTATCCTGCAAGAGCTGTAAAAACGGGTATTTTTGATCGCATTGCTGAAGGTAATGCACCCAAGATTCAATGTGTAAGCCATTGTGTTACGCCTTGTCGCAGAGGGACGGAAGCAAAAAAAGTAGGATATTGCATCGCTGATTCTTTAGGATTAGGCTATATAGGAGATAGGGAGAAAGGTTTGTATTTCACGGGAGCAAATGGCTACAGAATCCAAACCATTGAACCTGTAAAAGATATTATTGCTCAATTAGTCAAAGACCCCGAATAG
- the hisA gene encoding 1-(5-phosphoribosyl)-5-[(5-phosphoribosylamino)methylideneamino]imidazole-4-carboxamide isomerase — translation MSLDIYPAIDLKDGKAVRLLKGEMESAIVYGDALDFAKQFEAMGAKWLHIVDLNGAFAGEPKNIKQIEQILQHTHLQIQIGGGIRDEDCIKRYTQMGVKRVILGSMAMKNPQFVKEMAQIYPIVVGIDARNGKVAAQGWAEEGQIEANQLAKMFAGSGIAAIVCTDINRDGALSGINIDFTEDIGRQSQIYTIASGGFSNTEELEILERNPYIQGVIIGKAFYENKINLKDILYNFRN, via the coding sequence ATGAGCTTAGATATTTACCCCGCAATTGACTTAAAAGATGGGAAAGCTGTAAGACTCCTCAAAGGAGAAATGGAAAGTGCCATTGTTTATGGTGATGCTTTAGATTTTGCCAAACAATTTGAAGCAATGGGAGCAAAATGGCTTCATATTGTGGATTTGAATGGGGCTTTCGCAGGTGAGCCAAAAAATATCAAACAAATCGAACAAATACTCCAACATACGCATTTACAGATTCAAATTGGCGGGGGGATTCGCGATGAAGATTGCATCAAACGCTATACCCAAATGGGTGTAAAAAGAGTGATACTTGGTTCTATGGCAATGAAGAATCCGCAATTTGTCAAAGAAATGGCGCAAATCTATCCTATTGTTGTAGGAATCGATGCAAGGAATGGAAAAGTTGCCGCTCAAGGCTGGGCAGAAGAAGGGCAGATAGAAGCAAATCAATTGGCAAAAATGTTTGCTGGTAGCGGTATTGCAGCAATTGTTTGCACAGATATTAATCGTGATGGTGCATTAAGTGGGATCAATATTGATTTTACAGAAGATATTGGGCGACAAAGCCAAATTTATACTATTGCGAGCGGAGGTTTTTCAAACACAGAAGAGCTAGAGATTCTTGAGAGAAATCCTTATATTCAGGGCGTAATTATAGGAAAAGCGTTTTACGAAAACAAGATAAATCTTAAAGATATATTGTATAATTTTAGAAATTAA
- a CDS encoding chemotaxis response regulator CheY: protein MKLLVVDDSSTMRRIIKNTLQRLGYEDILEAEHGVEAWQLMDTVEGIEILITDWNMPEMNGLDLVKKVRADSRYTSIPIIMVTTEGGKAEVITALKAGVNNYIVKPFTPQVLKEKLEVVLGVNEE from the coding sequence TTGAAACTGTTGGTAGTTGATGATAGCTCTACAATGAGAAGGATCATAAAGAATACTCTTCAAAGATTAGGGTATGAGGATATTCTTGAGGCTGAGCATGGAGTGGAGGCATGGCAGCTTATGGACACTGTAGAAGGTATTGAAATACTTATTACTGATTGGAATATGCCCGAAATGAATGGTTTGGATTTAGTTAAAAAAGTGCGAGCAGATTCTCGCTACACTTCTATACCTATTATTATGGTAACTACTGAAGGTGGTAAAGCTGAAGTAATTACCGCTCTCAAAGCAGGTGTAAATAACTATATTGTCAAGCCTTTTACCCCACAAGTTTTAAAAGAAAAGCTAGAAGTAGTTTTAGGTGTGAATGAAGAATAG
- a CDS encoding DNA-directed RNA polymerase subunit omega yields METSRTEEIAAKALARVNDDRYLLANLIFERVKELGAGAKPLVKMDIKKYKLPDIAMREIAEGKIEFASVEEKE; encoded by the coding sequence ATGGAAACATCAAGAACCGAAGAAATTGCAGCAAAAGCATTAGCGCGCGTTAATGATGATCGTTATTTGCTTGCAAATTTAATTTTTGAACGCGTCAAGGAATTGGGAGCAGGAGCAAAACCTTTGGTAAAAATGGATATAAAAAAATACAAATTGCCTGACATCGCAATGCGCGAAATTGCTGAAGGAAAAATCGAATTTGCTTCTGTTGAAGAAAAAGAATAA
- the pyrH gene encoding UMP kinase, translating to MQYKRVLVKFSGEALSGDSGFGIDVKILKYIAQEIKSLVDNGIEVGIVIGGGNIIRGVSAAEGGVIRRTSGDYMGMLATVINAVAMQESLEYLGIDVRVQSALEIKEICESYIYRRAIRHLEKGRVVIFGAGTGNPFFTTDSAATLRAVEIGADVIVKATKVDGVYDKDPHKFPDAKMLESISYDEALRDHIKVMDDTAIALAKDNKLPILVCNMFKEGNLLHLLKDGKGVYSIVK from the coding sequence ATGCAATATAAGCGTGTATTGGTAAAATTTTCGGGTGAGGCTTTGTCTGGTGATAGTGGATTTGGGATTGATGTCAAGATTCTCAAATATATCGCACAAGAAATAAAATCTTTAGTGGATAATGGTATTGAAGTAGGCATCGTAATTGGCGGAGGGAATATTATTCGAGGTGTATCTGCGGCTGAAGGCGGGGTGATCCGCCGAACAAGTGGCGATTATATGGGTATGCTTGCAACGGTGATTAACGCTGTTGCTATGCAAGAATCTCTTGAATATTTAGGCATAGATGTGCGTGTGCAGAGTGCGCTAGAAATCAAAGAAATATGTGAGAGCTATATTTACCGCCGCGCAATCAGACATTTAGAAAAAGGACGGGTAGTTATTTTTGGTGCAGGCACAGGCAATCCTTTTTTTACAACTGATAGTGCAGCGACATTGCGTGCAGTAGAAATTGGTGCTGATGTCATTGTCAAGGCAACAAAAGTCGATGGTGTTTATGACAAAGATCCCCATAAATTTCCTGATGCCAAAATGCTAGAAAGTATCAGCTATGATGAAGCATTGCGTGATCATATTAAAGTCATGGACGATACAGCAATTGCGCTAGCTAAAGATAATAAATTGCCCATTTTAGTATGCAATATGTTTAAAGAAGGAAACTTGCTTCATCTTTTGAAAGATGGTAAAGGTGTTTATTCAATCGTGAAATAA
- a CDS encoding N-acetylmuramoyl-L-alanine amidase gives MLKRIVALLFLMVLCLWGEHRIIRMVPFGDNNLKIVFDKPITDLQWQTKHLKDANKKFIDFEANLTIPKRNFIFKDNSTLQVAQNTPKIVRVVISPHAHSTYEIVKEKENLYIQFKPKTQTQKPSVTLAEPSSTPPESVKKTFENLETESKKSTLQTNKTATRTGTGKKIVIDPGHGGKDCGTKSVEDKCEKIIVLDAAKLVVQELKNRGYNVYMTRNTDVYIDLRKRTEFANAKNADLFISIHANSMPKDSPKTPSGVETYFLSPARSERAEQVAKAENQGDMETMSHFATKSFLNTISSFHLVASHKLAIDIQSGILNAVRPQYDTHDGAVREGPFWVLAGALMPSVLIEIGYASHKDEGKLISKKEYQKLLAKGIADGIDGYFIRNY, from the coding sequence ATGTTAAAAAGGATCGTGGCGTTACTATTTCTGATGGTGCTGTGCCTATGGGGAGAACACCGCATCATCAGAATGGTTCCTTTTGGCGACAATAATCTCAAAATTGTATTTGACAAACCCATCACGGATTTACAATGGCAAACCAAACATCTCAAAGATGCTAATAAAAAGTTTATTGATTTTGAAGCCAACCTTACCATACCCAAACGCAATTTTATCTTTAAAGACAATTCAACGCTTCAAGTTGCACAAAATACACCCAAAATAGTGCGTGTTGTTATCAGTCCTCACGCACATTCAACCTATGAGATTGTCAAAGAGAAAGAAAATCTCTACATTCAATTCAAACCCAAAACCCAAACACAAAAGCCATCAGTAACCTTAGCTGAACCCTCTTCTACTCCCCCAGAATCAGTCAAAAAAACCTTTGAAAATCTTGAGACAGAATCGAAAAAAAGCACGCTCCAAACAAACAAAACCGCAACACGAACGGGGACGGGAAAGAAGATTGTCATTGATCCCGGTCATGGTGGAAAAGATTGTGGCACAAAAAGCGTAGAAGATAAATGCGAAAAAATCATTGTCCTTGATGCAGCTAAACTTGTCGTTCAAGAACTAAAAAATCGAGGCTATAATGTCTATATGACGCGTAATACCGATGTGTATATTGATCTGCGCAAAAGAACAGAATTTGCCAACGCCAAAAATGCAGATTTATTTATTTCTATACACGCAAACTCCATGCCTAAAGATTCTCCCAAAACTCCTAGCGGTGTAGAAACCTACTTCCTCTCTCCCGCAAGAAGCGAACGTGCAGAGCAAGTGGCAAAGGCAGAGAATCAAGGTGATATGGAAACAATGAGCCATTTTGCTACAAAATCTTTTCTCAATACTATCAGTTCCTTTCATCTCGTAGCTTCGCACAAACTTGCCATTGACATTCAATCAGGTATATTGAATGCAGTGCGCCCACAATATGACACCCATGATGGAGCAGTGCGTGAAGGTCCATTTTGGGTCTTAGCGGGAGCATTAATGCCATCGGTTTTGATTGAAATAGGCTATGCTTCTCATAAAGATGAGGGTAAACTAATCTCCAAAAAAGAATACCAAAAACTTTTAGCAAAAGGTATTGCTGATGGCATTGATGGCTATTTTATAAGAAATTATTAA
- the ftsH gene encoding ATP-dependent zinc metalloprotease FtsH: MENPNDKKPPFKQNPFLTFAIFVIIALVMFKVFSPSGDSITDRFMGGSVTKEIPYNEFKELVSKGEIDSVSIGQTYIKAYSIQTSPRILYTTKKVADLGLVPLLDEKKIEYSGFSEGSFLGDLVNMLLPIFIILALWMFLATRMQKSMSGGIFGVGNSKKLVNAEKPNVRFDDMAGNEEAKEEVVEIVDFLKYPERYIAVGAKIPKGVLLVGPPGTGKTLLAKAVAGEASVPFFSMSGSSFIEMFVGLGASRVRDLFEMAKKDAPSIIFIDEIDAIGKSRAAGSMVGGNDEREQTLNQLLAEMDGFGSESAPVIVLAATNRPEVLDPALLRPGRFDRQVLVDAPDFNGRVEILKVHIKNVNLARDVDLHEIAKFTAGLAGADLANIINEAALLAGRENKKEVSQKHFKEAMERTMIGLEKKTRRIPPKEKKIVAYHESGHALMGEVTKGAHRVNKVSIIPRGMGALGYTLHTPEENRHLEQKHEMMAEIDVLLGGRAAEEIFLEEISNGASDDLRRATGILKNMIVYFGMTDVSGLMVLEDYTRRNTFLGGAGGSREFSEEMAQKMDSYIKNMLDERYAHVKKTLREYAGVIESMAKELLDKEVIDGVRVREIIEEYEKENQMESRLVPLEEA, from the coding sequence ATGGAAAACCCAAATGATAAAAAACCTCCCTTTAAACAGAATCCTTTTCTAACTTTTGCAATTTTTGTCATCATTGCATTAGTGATGTTTAAAGTTTTTTCTCCAAGCGGAGATTCTATTACGGATCGTTTTATGGGTGGTAGTGTTACAAAAGAAATCCCTTACAACGAATTTAAAGAGCTTGTCTCAAAAGGAGAGATTGATTCTGTAAGTATTGGACAAACTTATATCAAAGCTTACTCTATTCAAACCTCTCCGCGCATTTTATACACAACCAAAAAAGTGGCAGATTTAGGCTTAGTTCCCCTACTTGATGAAAAGAAAATCGAATACAGCGGGTTTAGCGAAGGTAGCTTTTTGGGCGATTTAGTCAATATGCTTTTGCCTATTTTTATTATCTTGGCTTTATGGATGTTTTTAGCTACCCGTATGCAAAAAAGTATGAGTGGTGGAATCTTTGGTGTGGGGAATTCTAAAAAACTCGTCAATGCTGAAAAGCCTAATGTCAGGTTTGATGATATGGCAGGTAACGAAGAGGCAAAAGAAGAAGTTGTAGAAATTGTAGATTTTCTTAAATATCCCGAACGCTATATTGCAGTAGGAGCTAAGATTCCCAAAGGTGTATTGCTTGTAGGACCTCCCGGGACGGGAAAAACCTTACTTGCAAAAGCAGTTGCAGGCGAAGCAAGTGTGCCTTTTTTCTCAATGAGCGGAAGTAGTTTTATTGAAATGTTTGTGGGCTTGGGGGCTAGTCGTGTCAGAGATTTGTTTGAAATGGCAAAAAAAGATGCACCCAGTATTATTTTTATCGATGAAATTGATGCTATTGGTAAAAGCCGCGCTGCAGGAAGTATGGTTGGCGGAAATGACGAAAGAGAGCAAACACTCAATCAGCTTTTGGCTGAAATGGACGGCTTTGGTTCAGAATCTGCACCCGTCATCGTATTGGCTGCGACAAACCGACCGGAAGTGCTTGACCCAGCTTTATTGCGTCCGGGAAGATTTGACAGACAAGTTTTGGTCGATGCTCCTGATTTTAATGGTCGTGTCGAGATTCTGAAAGTGCATATCAAAAATGTGAATCTAGCGCGTGATGTGGATTTACACGAAATTGCAAAATTCACTGCAGGACTAGCAGGGGCGGATTTGGCTAATATCATCAATGAAGCCGCGCTTTTAGCAGGAAGAGAAAACAAAAAAGAGGTTTCTCAAAAACATTTCAAAGAGGCGATGGAGCGCACAATGATTGGCTTGGAGAAAAAAACACGCAGAATCCCTCCAAAAGAAAAAAAGATTGTCGCTTACCATGAAAGCGGGCATGCGTTGATGGGTGAAGTTACTAAAGGTGCACATCGTGTCAATAAAGTCTCTATCATTCCTCGAGGAATGGGAGCTTTGGGATACACACTCCATACACCAGAAGAGAATCGCCACCTTGAGCAAAAACATGAAATGATGGCTGAAATTGATGTCCTTTTGGGTGGACGTGCAGCTGAAGAAATTTTCTTAGAGGAAATTTCAAATGGAGCTTCTGATGATTTAAGACGAGCGACAGGGATTCTCAAAAATATGATTGTTTATTTTGGTATGACTGATGTCAGTGGGCTAATGGTTTTAGAAGACTATACAAGACGCAACACTTTCTTAGGCGGAGCTGGTGGCAGCCGTGAATTTAGCGAAGAAATGGCTCAAAAAATGGATAGTTACATTAAAAATATGCTTGATGAACGTTATGCACATGTCAAAAAAACACTAAGAGAATATGCTGGTGTGATTGAATCAATGGCAAAAGAACTTTTAGACAAAGAAGTGATTGATGGTGTCAGAGTGCGTGAAATCATTGAAGAATATGAAAAAGAAAATCAAATGGAATCAAGACTTGTGCCTTTAGAAGAAGCATAA
- the tyrS gene encoding tyrosine--tRNA ligase yields MNKIKEALSEIARGSVEFIGQEYIQSLVERFYASGERFIVKAGFDPTAPDLHLGHTVLLQKLATFQRYGGNVKFLIGDFTATIGDPSGKSETRKPLSKDEVERNAITYKEQVFKILDPQYTEVCFNSQWLNELGVGGMIGLASKFSVARMLERDDFTKRYQNNLPISIVEFLYPLLQGYDSVALESDIELGGNDQKFNLLVGRSLQRSYGLKKEQSILTVPLLEGLDGVHKMSKSLNNYIGVTEDSKTMYAKILSISDEMMWKYYNLLSNLSLGEIEDLKTNVKNGKIHPKSAKEQLALEITERYHSADLAKDAKIAFDNVFSKNETPTDLPTFKYNEGVWICKILVECQFCDSTSQARRDIRAGALKINKEKISDENLKMLAGEYIIQIGKRKFAKVIIH; encoded by the coding sequence ATGAATAAAATCAAAGAGGCATTGTCTGAAATCGCAAGAGGGAGTGTCGAATTTATTGGGCAAGAATATATTCAAAGTCTTGTAGAGCGATTTTATGCAAGTGGGGAAAGATTCATTGTCAAAGCTGGATTTGATCCTACTGCACCAGACTTGCATTTAGGACACACAGTATTACTCCAAAAACTCGCTACTTTTCAGCGATACGGAGGGAATGTCAAATTTTTAATCGGTGATTTTACCGCAACAATCGGCGATCCTAGTGGCAAAAGTGAAACACGGAAGCCTTTAAGCAAAGATGAAGTAGAACGCAATGCAATCACATACAAAGAGCAAGTATTTAAGATTCTTGACCCTCAATACACCGAGGTATGCTTTAACTCTCAATGGCTTAATGAGCTTGGTGTGGGCGGTATGATTGGATTAGCCTCAAAGTTTTCAGTCGCGCGAATGCTTGAGCGAGATGATTTTACAAAACGTTACCAAAACAACTTGCCCATTTCTATTGTAGAATTTCTCTATCCGCTCTTACAAGGCTATGATTCTGTCGCATTAGAATCTGACATAGAATTAGGCGGGAATGATCAAAAATTTAATCTTTTAGTGGGACGGAGCTTGCAAAGATCTTATGGACTTAAAAAAGAACAATCTATCCTTACCGTGCCTTTATTAGAAGGGCTTGATGGTGTCCATAAAATGAGTAAATCACTCAATAACTATATTGGCGTTACAGAAGATTCTAAAACAATGTATGCAAAAATATTAAGCATCAGTGATGAAATGATGTGGAAATATTATAATTTACTCTCAAATCTAAGCTTGGGGGAAATTGAAGATCTCAAAACAAATGTAAAAAACGGAAAAATTCACCCTAAATCCGCTAAAGAACAACTTGCTTTAGAAATAACTGAACGTTATCATAGTGCCGATTTAGCAAAAGACGCTAAAATAGCCTTTGATAATGTGTTTAGTAAAAATGAAACACCCACGGATTTACCGACTTTTAAATACAATGAAGGTGTGTGGATATGCAAAATTTTGGTAGAATGTCAATTCTGTGATTCTACTTCACAAGCAAGGCGAGATATTCGCGCAGGGGCTTTAAAGATTAATAAGGAAAAAATAAGTGATGAGAATCTTAAAATGCTAGCAGGTGAATACATCATTCAGATTGGCAAACGAAAATTTGCAAAAGTGATCATACATTAA